DNA from Candidatus Eremiobacteraceae bacterium:
GAGAACGCACGGAGCCGTGTACGCCAACCTGCGCGAGTTCGTCGACGACATGCGACGGCGCGGCGAACTCATCGAGGTCGCGGCACCGGTCGATCCCAAGCTCGAGATCGCGGAGATCGCAGACCGCTGCGTCAAGAGTCAGAGCGGCGGCCCTGCCCTGTTGTTCACCGCTGTCCGCGGCTCGACGATGCCCCTGCTCATAAACGCCCTCGCGACGCGCGGCCGCATGTCCGCGGCGCTCGGCGTCGGCGGTCTCGACGAGCTCGGCGACAAGGTCCGCCATATCCTGACCACGCTCCAACCCGGCGGCGGATCGGCGCTGAGCAAGCTGTTCGAGCTCAAAGATCTCGCGGGCATCATGCCCAAGACGGTCCGCAACGCGCCGTGCCAGGAAGTCGTCCTCGAAGGCGACGCAGTCGACCTCACGTCGCTGCCGGTGATCACGTGCTGGCCGCAAGACGGCGGACCGTTCATCACGCTGCCGCTCGTCTTCACGAAGCATCCGCAAACCGGATCGCAAAACGTCGGCATGTATCGCATGCAGGTCTACGATCGAAATACGACCGGCATGCACTGGCAGCGGCACAAGCACGGGCGCGAACATCAAGACGCTTCTAAGCGCGACGCGCGCATGCCGGTCGCAGTCGCCATCGGCACCGAGCCGATCGTGACGTACACCGGCTCGGCTCCGCTGCCCGCGAACATCGACGAGATGCTACTCGCCGGTTTTCTCCGCGGCAAAGCGGTGCCGATGGTGGCGTGCAAGACCGTCGATCTGCAGGTGCCCGCTGAAGCCGAGGTCATCCTCGAAGGGTACGTCGACAACGCCGAGCTGCGCATCGAAGGACCGTTCGGCGATCACACCGGCGTGTACACGCCGCCCGAGCCGTTCCCCGTCTTCCACGTCACGTGCATGACGCGGAGGCGCTCGCCCATCTATTGGACGACCATCGTCGGCAAGCCGCCGATGGAAGACCAGTGGCTCGGCAAGGCGACGGAACGCCTCTTCCTTCCGTTATTGCAGCAGATGCTTCCCGAGGTCGTCGACTACAACTTGCCGGTCGAAGGGGGCTTCCAAAACCTCGTGCTCGTGTCGGTGCGCAAGCGCTATCCCGGTCAAGCGAAGAAGGTCATGTACGCGCTTTGGGGCCTAGGACATATGATGATGCTGACGCGCAACATCGTCGTCGTCGATGACGATGTCGACGTCCAGAACGTACGCGACGTCGCGTGGACCGCGCTCAACAATGTCGATGCAGGACGCGATCTCGTTTTCGCACCGGGGCCGGTCGACCACCTCGACCATGCCGGACCTATGCCGCTGCTCGGCACGCGCCTCGGTATCGACGCGACGCGCAAAGGGCCCGAGGAGGGCTACATGCGCGGCTGGCCTGAAACCGTCGTCATGTCGCAAAGCGTGAAGGACGACGTCGCTCGCCGTTGGAGCGAATTCGGGCTAGCGGGCGTCGTCGATATCAGATGAACGGCCTGCGTCTCTTCCTTCAAGAGATCAAGATCGAGCACACGCTGTTCGCGTTGCCGTTCGCCTACGCGGGTGCCTTGCTCGCCGCGCGCGGCGTGCCGAGCGCGCATGTGCTCGTATGGATTACGCTCGCGGTGCTCGGCGCCCGGACCGCTGCGATGTCGGCGAACCGGCTGCTCGACGCGAAGATCGACAAGAAGAACCCGCGCACGGCCGGGCGCGCCGTCGCCTCCGGCAAGCTGAAGGCTTCGACGATGATCGTCGCGATCGTCGCCGGCCTCGTGCTGCTGACGATCGCGGCATACGAGCTCAATCCGCTGTGTCTCGCGCTTCTCCCGATCGGCGCGGCCGGCGTCATCATCTACCCGCTCGTCAAGCGCTGGACGTGGGCGGTGCACTTCGTCCTCGGCGCCGTCGATGCGCTCGCACCGCTCGGCGCGTGGATCGCCGTCACCGGACGCTTCGAGCCCGGCGCATGGCTGCTCTTCGGGGCCGTCACCGTGTGGGTCGCCGGCTTCGATATCCTGTACGCATTGATGGATCACGACTTCGACGTCGCCGAAGGGATCAGGTCGATCCCCGCGCGCTTCGGATCGGCCGCCGGCCGCTTCGTGCCGCAGCTGCTCCACGCACTGCTCGTCATCGCGCTCGCAGCGCTCGGCATCCTGACGCACGTCGGCGCCCTCTACTACGTCGGCGTGGCCGCCGCGCTCGCCTTGCTCGTCTACGAACTCTCGCTCATCCGGCGTCGACGCGATGTCTTCGCGCTCAACGCCGCGGTCTTCAACGCCAACATGGCGTTTTCGGTCGTCTTTCTCATCAGTACTGCGGCGTCGATCGCAGTGCGAGGTGCGCTGTGATAGATAGGAGCCTACCTGTGGTACGACGTCGCCGACGGATGCGCCGCGGCTTGTTCGCTGCTGCGCTCGTGGCATGCTGCTGCGCCGCGCCGGCCGCGTCGCTCGCCGATTTCGAGCCGTATACGAAGGTCATCACGATCTCGCTCGTCGCGCCGCTATCGGGTGACGAACGTCAGCTCGGCATCGACTTGAGCAACGGCGTCAACCTCGCGGTCGACGAGACGAACGAGAGCCGTTCGCTCACCGATTTCGGATGGAAGGTCCAGACCTTCGACGATCAGGCGGATCCCGGCATCGCGCTTCAGGAGGCGCAGTTCGCGCTCGTCGATCCGACCGTCGGCTTCGTCATCGGCCACGTCGGCGCCGAAGAGACCAACTTCGCGCTGCAGACGTATCACGAACAAGAGATGCCGCTCATCATACCGACGCAGCCGTACTTCCAGCTGACGCAGCACGGTTACGACAACGTCTTCCGTCTTTGCCCGACCGACGTCGAAGAAGGGACCCAGGCGGCGAAGTACGCGGAGAAGACGCTCAAAGCGAAGTTGGTCACGGTCGTCTACGTCAAAGACCAGTTCGGCGTCGACAGCGCGCTTGGCTTTCAGAACTACGCGGCCTCCGGAAAGACGACGAAGACCGACGGCATCGGCGTCGACGTCGACATGAAGTCGGACAAGGATATCGTCGCTGCGGTCAAGGCGGACGCTCCGGACGTCCTATACTTCAGCGGCCCGGGCGCGAAACTGCAAAAAGTCCTCGCCGACATCCGCGCGGCAGGCATCACCGCGCCGGCGATCGCGAATGACGGTTTCTACGATCCGGCTTCGCTCAAGGCGGCGGGAAGCGCCTCCGATGGGATGCTCGTGACGTCATGCGTGCCGCCGCTCGACCTCATGCCGACGGCGCAGGTGTTCGTGCATCATTATCAGGCGCGCTACGGGCAGCCGTCGTCGTTCGCGTTGTTCGGCTACGTCGCCGCACAGATAGCGATCGCGGCCGCGAAGCAGATCCACACGGCCGATCACCTTCAGATCGACCGCGAGCTCTCGGTGGGGACATTCGAGACGATCATCGGACAGATCTCGTTCCAGCGCGGCGGCGACGTCTTCGAGCCTGACGTCTACTTCTACAAGGCCTCGAGCGGACAGCTCAAATACGACTCGGCATCCGTGCCGAATCCGCTCATAATCTCCCGTCAGAACAGCGGTGGTTAGGGTCGTTTCGCCGCGAAGCGCTTGAGGCCGGGCGCGCTTCCCGCGCTCGAGCCGATGGGCTCCAGATGCGCGGCGGCGACCATCGCCCTCACCGCGACTTCCTTATAATACTGGCGGCTGCGCGAGAACTCGCGGACGTGGCCGTCGGATGGCACGACGAAGTGCCGGAAGACGTCGGCGCTCGCTTCGGCATCGTAAACGCGCTCGTCGAGCTGCAGGTGCGGGCCGTCGGCGAACATCGACTCGTCGCCCGAGACGAACTGCCACGAACGCTCGTCCGCGCGCGACGCCACATCGGCGTCGGCATATTCGAAGACGAATCGGCCGCCGGGCACGAGCGCGCGTCCGACGATCGCGAGGATCTCTGACGCGTCACTCGGGCTGAAGTCGCTGAAGCCGCCACAGGTCAGATACGCGCCGTCGTACGCGTCTTCGAACGAGATACGCTTCACGTCGAGCAGGCGGAAATCGATCGTCAAGCCGAGGTTCTTCGCCGTCTCGCGAGCGAGCTGGACCGCGCCGGGACCGACATCGATGCCGGTCGCACGTCGTCCGCGCAGAGCCATCGCGATCGCGTGGCGGCCGTTGCCGGAGCAGAGATCGAGCACGCTCGCCTTGGGCGCGCACTGCAACAGCGCGCAGAGCGCATCGACTTCTTCGCCGGTCTCTTGCATGCCGTAGAGCGACTGGTAGTTCGCGCGCCGCACGAAGCGTGCGGAGAAATCCTCGTCACGCCACGGGAAAGCGTCGGCGTCGACCCACGGTTTCGGCCGTTCCTTGCGATCCGCGACTGCTTGCATGAGCGCCTGCGGCGGACTCGTCGTGCCGTTGGTCGCCTTGATATCGATCGCCATCTCTTGCGCTTGCTCCAGAATACGCGCCGCAATCGCGACGCGAAGCCCATACTCGATTCATCGGAGAGGCGGAGGGCCGACCGCGCTACAGCGGTTGGCAGGCGCGCGTATGTGTGACGCCGCGCACGCCCTGCGGTATGGCGAGCCATATCAACTTGAAGCGGCGCCCTCGTAGTAGCGGCACAGCTCTTCGACGAGACCGTCGACGGTCGACCGCTCCGGGGTCAGCTCGACGTGCAGCCCGGCGCGACGCGCTTCAGTTTCGGTGATCGGCCCGATGCAAACGATAAGTTTGCCTCTCAGCTTCGACGGTGCGAGGTCGCCGCCGAGACCGATGACGAGCGAGCGCACGGCGCTCGCGGATGCGAGCGTGACGACGTCGACGTGCGCGATGCGTGCGTCGAAGTCCGCGGGCGCCTGTAAGACCGTCGAGTACGCGGCGACCGCCGTGACCTCGAAACGCGCGAGCTTGAGACGGTGGGCGAGCACGGGGCGCGCATCCTCGGCCTGTACGAGGAGCACGCTCGATCCGGGCGACGCCGCGTCGACGAGCGCTTGGGCGATCGCTTCGGCGACGTAGCGCGAAGGGACGACGTGCGGCGGCCTGCCGAGGAGGGTCGCGACGGCCTCCGAGGTCGCAGGTCCGATCGCTGCGATATGCGGGTTGACGCCGAGCGAACGCTTGCGGCGGCGCGCGAACGATTCGACGCCGCTGACGCTCGTGAAAACGATCCACGCGAAATCGTCGGCAGCGTCGATCGCCTCTTGCAGCGCGCGCTCGTGCGGCGGAGGACCCAAGTGGATGAGCGGTACGACGTCGACGGCGGCGCCTCGACCCTCGAGAAGGTCGATGAGCTCGCGCGCATGATCGGCGGAGCGCGTCACCATGACTCGGACGCCGGCGAGGGGCAGAGGCACTCGCTTATCGCGCCGGCGGCGCGAAGGTCGTGGAGAACCGGCGCTCGATCTGCTCTTCCATCGACGCGAGGTCGACGAGCTTGTTGAGGGCATCGGCGGGATCGCCGGCCTGCGTCGCGGACGCCGCCGTTTCTCGCAGCTTCGTCAGCGGCTCGTGGAGGAGCTTGTTGATGATGCCGATGCTCGCTTGGACGATGGCGGCACGCTGGGCTTCGTCGAGCTCCGGGCGGCTGGCGAACAGCCTCTCGATCTCGTTCGTCCGGATCCGCTCGGCGCGCGTGCGAAGCCTCGCGATGAGCGGCACCGCGGCACGCGATTGGTACCAGCGCAAGAACTCGCGCGACAGCTCGTCGACGATCGCTTCGACGGCCGGTACCGCCGCTTTGCGGCCACCGATATGTTCGTCGACGACGACTCGCAGGTCGGCGAGCTCGAGCACGTCGACGCCGCCGATCGAACGAGCGCCAGGATCGACGTCGTGCGGCGCGCCGATGTCGACGATGAGCAGCGGGCGCCCAGGCCTTGTCGTCATCGCAGTGGCGATATCCGCCGTCGTGACGAGGTGCGCCCCGCTGCCGACCGCTGTCACCGCGAGATCGGCATCGGCGAGCGCTTCGCAGAGCGCGTCGAAGGGAAGTGCGCGCGCGCCGATCTCAGACGCGATGGTTTGCGCGCGAGCGAGCGTCCTATTGACGATCGCGATGCGTCCGGCACCGCGAGCGGCGAGATGCCGCGCAACGGTCGTTCCCATCTTGCCGGCTCCGACGACGACGGCGGACGCGCCTCGCAGATCGACCCTTCGCGAAGC
Protein-coding regions in this window:
- a CDS encoding menaquinone biosynthesis decarboxylase; this encodes MRTHGAVYANLREFVDDMRRRGELIEVAAPVDPKLEIAEIADRCVKSQSGGPALLFTAVRGSTMPLLINALATRGRMSAALGVGGLDELGDKVRHILTTLQPGGGSALSKLFELKDLAGIMPKTVRNAPCQEVVLEGDAVDLTSLPVITCWPQDGGPFITLPLVFTKHPQTGSQNVGMYRMQVYDRNTTGMHWQRHKHGREHQDASKRDARMPVAVAIGTEPIVTYTGSAPLPANIDEMLLAGFLRGKAVPMVACKTVDLQVPAEAEVILEGYVDNAELRIEGPFGDHTGVYTPPEPFPVFHVTCMTRRRSPIYWTTIVGKPPMEDQWLGKATERLFLPLLQQMLPEVVDYNLPVEGGFQNLVLVSVRKRYPGQAKKVMYALWGLGHMMMLTRNIVVVDDDVDVQNVRDVAWTALNNVDAGRDLVFAPGPVDHLDHAGPMPLLGTRLGIDATRKGPEEGYMRGWPETVVMSQSVKDDVARRWSEFGLAGVVDIR
- the hemA gene encoding glutamyl-tRNA reductase, whose protein sequence is MPIVVLGLSHKTAPPEVRDRHAFPAQRVTEALGALRDYSGVREAAIVATCNRLEIYAEVADFETGVGEIKDFLTTYRAMRVEDFDKYLYTLLGADAVAQLLRVASGLDSMLIGEAEIMAQVKGALAAAQAAGTMGSHLNRLFRTALRAGKRARTETTIGSDVVSLGAATVELASRRVDLRGASAVVVGAGKMGTTVARHLAARGAGRIAIVNRTLARAQTIASEIGARALPFDALCEALADADLAVTAVGSGAHLVTTADIATAMTTRPGRPLLIVDIGAPHDVDPGARSIGGVDVLELADLRVVVDEHIGGRKAAVPAVEAIVDELSREFLRWYQSRAAVPLIARLRTRAERIRTNEIERLFASRPELDEAQRAAIVQASIGIINKLLHEPLTKLRETAASATQAGDPADALNKLVDLASMEEQIERRFSTTFAPPAR
- a CDS encoding branched-chain amino acid ABC transporter substrate-binding protein; protein product: MFAAALVACCCAAPAASLADFEPYTKVITISLVAPLSGDERQLGIDLSNGVNLAVDETNESRSLTDFGWKVQTFDDQADPGIALQEAQFALVDPTVGFVIGHVGAEETNFALQTYHEQEMPLIIPTQPYFQLTQHGYDNVFRLCPTDVEEGTQAAKYAEKTLKAKLVTVVYVKDQFGVDSALGFQNYAASGKTTKTDGIGVDVDMKSDKDIVAAVKADAPDVLYFSGPGAKLQKVLADIRAAGITAPAIANDGFYDPASLKAAGSASDGMLVTSCVPPLDLMPTAQVFVHHYQARYGQPSSFALFGYVAAQIAIAAAKQIHTADHLQIDRELSVGTFETIIGQISFQRGGDVFEPDVYFYKASSGQLKYDSASVPNPLIISRQNSGG
- a CDS encoding uroporphyrinogen-III synthase codes for the protein MPLPLAGVRVMVTRSADHARELIDLLEGRGAAVDVVPLIHLGPPPHERALQEAIDAADDFAWIVFTSVSGVESFARRRKRSLGVNPHIAAIGPATSEAVATLLGRPPHVVPSRYVAEAIAQALVDAASPGSSVLLVQAEDARPVLAHRLKLARFEVTAVAAYSTVLQAPADFDARIAHVDVVTLASASAVRSLVIGLGGDLAPSKLRGKLIVCIGPITETEARRAGLHVELTPERSTVDGLVEELCRYYEGAASS
- a CDS encoding class I SAM-dependent methyltransferase; this translates as MAIDIKATNGTTSPPQALMQAVADRKERPKPWVDADAFPWRDEDFSARFVRRANYQSLYGMQETGEEVDALCALLQCAPKASVLDLCSGNGRHAIAMALRGRRATGIDVGPGAVQLARETAKNLGLTIDFRLLDVKRISFEDAYDGAYLTCGGFSDFSPSDASEILAIVGRALVPGGRFVFEYADADVASRADERSWQFVSGDESMFADGPHLQLDERVYDAEASADVFRHFVVPSDGHVREFSRSRQYYKEVAVRAMVAAAHLEPIGSSAGSAPGLKRFAAKRP
- a CDS encoding UbiA-like polyprenyltransferase, producing the protein MNGLRLFLQEIKIEHTLFALPFAYAGALLAARGVPSAHVLVWITLAVLGARTAAMSANRLLDAKIDKKNPRTAGRAVASGKLKASTMIVAIVAGLVLLTIAAYELNPLCLALLPIGAAGVIIYPLVKRWTWAVHFVLGAVDALAPLGAWIAVTGRFEPGAWLLFGAVTVWVAGFDILYALMDHDFDVAEGIRSIPARFGSAAGRFVPQLLHALLVIALAALGILTHVGALYYVGVAAALALLVYELSLIRRRRDVFALNAAVFNANMAFSVVFLISTAASIAVRGAL